From Melanotaenia boesemani isolate fMelBoe1 chromosome 12, fMelBoe1.pri, whole genome shotgun sequence, a single genomic window includes:
- the LOC121650836 gene encoding gamma-crystallin M3-like, which yields MGKIIFYEDRNFQGRHYECMSDCADMSSYLSRCHSCRVESGCFMVYDRPNYMGNQYFMRRGEYADYMSMMGMSSGIRSCRMIPMYRGSYRMRIYERENFGGMMHELMDDCDNIMDRYRMNDCMSCNVMDGHWLMYEQPSYRGRMMYLRPGEYRSFRDMGFSGMRFMSMRRIMDMC from the exons ATGGGCAAG atcatcttctaCGAGGACAGGAACTTCCAGGGTCGCCACTATGAGTGCATGAGCGACTGTGCCGACATGTCCTCCTACCTGAGCAGGTGCCACTCCTGCAGGGTGGAGAGCGGCTGCTTCATGGTCTACGACCGCCCCAACTACATGGGAAACCAGTACTTCATGAGGAGGGGAGAGTACGCCGACTACATGAGCATGATGGGAATGAGCAGTGGCATCAGGTCTTGCCGCATGATCCCCATG TACAGAGGATCTTACAGGATGAGGATCTATGAGAGGGAGAACTTCGGTGGTATGATGCACGAGCTGATGGACGACTGCGACAACATCATGGACCGCTACCGCATGAACGACTGCATGTCCTGCAACGTGATGGACGGCCACTGGCTGATGTACGAGCAGCCCAGCTACAGAGGCAGGATGATGTACCTGAGGCCCGGCGAGTACAGGAGCTTCAGGGACATGGGATTCAGTGGCATGAGGTTCATGAGCATGAGGCGCATCATGGACATGTGCTAA
- the LOC121650531 gene encoding gamma-crystallin M2-like, which produces MGKLIVFHLFQIIFYEDRNFQGRHYECMSDCADMSSYMSRCHSCRVESGCFMVYDRPNYMGNQYFMRRGEYADYMSMMGMSDCIRSCRMIPMYRGSYRMRIYERENFGGMMHEMMDDCDNIMDRYRMSNCMSCNVMDGHWLMYEQPHYRGRMMYFRPGEYRSFMNMGMSGMRFMSMRRIMDSYY; this is translated from the exons ATGGGCAAG CTTATTGTATTTCATCTTTTTCAGATCATCTTCTACGAGGACAGGAACTTCCAGGGTCGCCACTATGAGTGCATGAGCGACTGCGCCGACATGTCCTCCTACATGAGCAGGTGCCACTCCTGCAGGGTGGAGAGCGGCTGCTTCATGGTCTACGACCGCCCCAACTACATGGGAAACCAGTACTTCATGAGGAGGGGAGAGTACGCCGACTACATGAGCATGATGGGAATGTCTGATTGCATCAGGTCTTGCCGTATGATCCCCATG TACAGAGGATCTTACAGGATGAGGATCTATGAGAGGGAGAACTTCGGTGGTATGATGCATGAGATGATGGACGACTGCGACAACATCATGGACCGCTACCGCATGAGCAACTGCATGTCCTGCAACGTGATGGACGGCCACTGGCTGATGTACGAGCAGCCCCACTACAGAGGCAGGATGATGTACTTCAGGCCTGGAGAGTACAGGAGCTTCATGAACATGGGCATGAGCGGCATGAGGTTCATGAGCATGAGGCGCATCATGGATTCCTACTACTAA
- the LOC121650359 gene encoding gamma-crystallin M2-like translates to MQHRSNSNSKHPGATGSNNSTAANMSNTGMGMRGKIIFYEDRNFQGRHYECMNDCADMSSYMSRCHSCRVESGCFMVYDRTNYMGNQYFMRRGEYADYMSMMGMSDCIRSCRMIPMYRGSYRMRIYERENFGGMMHEMMDDCDNIMDRYRMSNCMSCNVMDGHWLMYEQPHYRGRMMYFRPGEYRNFMNMGMSGMRFMSMRRIMDSYY, encoded by the exons ATGCAGCACAGGAGCAACAGCAACTCAAAGCATCCAGGAGCAACCGGGAGCAACAACTCAACTGCAGCCAACATGAGCAACACCGGCATGGGCATGAGGGGAAAG ATCATCTTCTACGAGGACAGGAACTTCCAGGGTCGCCACTATGAGTGCATGAACGACTGTGCCGACATGTCCTCCTACATGAGCAGGTGCCACTCCTGCAGGGTGGAGAGCGGCTGCTTCATGGTCTACGACCGGACCAACTACATGGGAAACCAGTACTTCATGAGGAGGGGAGAGTACGCCGACTACATGAGCATGATGGGAATGTCTGATTGCATCAGGTCTTGCCGTATGATCCCCATG TACAGAGGATCTTACAGGATGAGGATCTATGAGAGGGAGAACTTCGGTGGTATGATGCATGAGATGATGGACGACTGCGACAATATCATGGACCGCTACCGCATGAGCAACTGCATGTCCTGCAACGTGATGGACGGCCACTGGCTGATGTACGAGCAGCCCCACTACAGAGGCAGGATGATGTACTTCAGGCCTGGAGAGTACAGGAACTTCATGAACATGGGCATGAGCGGCATGAGGTTCATGAGCATGAGGCGCATCATGGATTCCTACTACTAA
- the LOC121650336 gene encoding gamma-crystallin M3-like, with product MSTTDMSMGKIIFYEDRNFQGRHYECMSDCADMSSYLSRCHSCRVESGCFMVYDRPNYMGNQYFMRRGEYADYMSMMGMSSGIRSCRMIPMYRGQFRMRIYERENFGGMMHELMDDCDNIMDRYRMNDCMSCNVMDGHWLMYEQPSYRGRMMYLRPGEYRSFRDMGFSGMRFMSMRRIMDMC from the exons ATGTCCACCACTGACATGAGCATGGGCAAG ATCATCTTCTACGAGGACAGGAACTTCCAGGGTCGCCACTATGAGTGCATGAGCGACTGTGCCGACATGTCCTCCTACCTGAGCAGGTGCCACTCCTGCAGGGTGGAGAGCGGCTGCTTCATGGTCTACGACCGCCCCAACTACATGGGAAACCAGTACTTCATGAGGAGGGGAGAGTACGCCGACTACATGAGCATGATGGGAATGAGCAGTGGCATCAGGTCTTGCCGTATGATCCCCATG TACAGAGGCCAGTTCAGGATGAGGATCTATGAGAGGGAGAACTTCGGTGGTATGATGCACGAGCTGATGGACGACTGCGACAACATCATGGACCGCTACCGCATGAACGACTGCATGTCCTGCAACGTGATGGACGGCCACTGGCTGATGTACGAGCAGCCCAGCTACAGAGGCAGGATGATGTacctgaggcctggagagtacAGGAGCTTCAGGGACATGGGATTCAGTGGCATGAGGTTCATGAGCATGAGGCGCATCATGGACATGTGCTAA
- the LOC121650350 gene encoding gamma-crystallin M3-like has protein sequence MRGKIIFYEDKNFQGRFYETSSDCADMSSHLSRCQSCKVESGCFIVYDRPNYVGQQYFLRRGEYSDYQRMTGFSDCIRSCRMIPTYQGSYRIRIYEMENFGGQMNELMDDCDNIQDRYHMSDCMSCHVMDGHWLMYEQPQYQGRMMYLRPGEYRSFRDMGYDRMRFSSIRRITDSC, from the exons ATGCGTGGAAAG ATCATCTTCTACGAGGACAAGAACTTCCAGGGTCGCTTCTATGAGACCAGCAGCGACTGCGCCGACATGTCCTCCCACCTGAGCAGGTGCCAATCCTGCAAGGTGGAGAGCGGCTGCTTCATCGTATATGACCGTCCCAACTACGTGGGTCAACAGTACTTTCTGAGAAGGGGCGAGTACTCTGACTACCAGCGTATGACGGGCTTTAGTGACTGCATCAGGTCCTGTCGTATGATCCCAACG TACCAAGGGTCCTACAGAATCCGGATCTATGAGATGGAAAACTTCGGGGGTCAAATGAACGAGCTGATGGACGACTGCGACAACATTCAGGACCGTTACCACATGTCTGACTGCATGTCCTGCCATGTGATGGACGGCCACTGGCTGATGTACGAGCAGCCGCAGTACCAAGGCAGGATGATGTACCTGCGTCCCGGAGAGTACCGGAGCTTCAGGGACATGGGATACGACCGAATGAGATTCAGCTCCATCAGGCGCATCACTGACTCCTGTTAA